In Acidobacteriota bacterium, a single genomic region encodes these proteins:
- a CDS encoding molybdopterin-dependent oxidoreductase, whose amino-acid sequence QIEGSIHMGLGYALTEELPCPDGMPATTKLRELGVLRARDMPGVEVILVEEPEPEGPFGAKGVGEIGLVPTAAAVAGALEAFDGIRRCTLPMKDSPAARAMSVGRIRTNGR is encoded by the coding sequence CAAATCGAAGGCTCGATCCACATGGGCCTGGGTTACGCGCTCACCGAGGAACTCCCCTGTCCCGACGGCATGCCCGCGACGACGAAACTGCGCGAGCTGGGTGTGCTTCGCGCGCGCGACATGCCTGGCGTGGAAGTCATCCTCGTCGAGGAGCCCGAGCCGGAAGGCCCGTTCGGCGCGAAGGGGGTCGGCGAGATCGGGCTCGTGCCGACCGCGGCCGCGGTGGCCGGCGCCCTCGAGGCCTTCGACGGCATCCGCCGCTGCACGCTGCCGATGAAGGACTCCCCGGCCGCTCGTGCGATGAGCGTGGGCCGGATCAGGACCAATGGCCGCTGA